In the Magnetospira sp. QH-2 genome, one interval contains:
- a CDS encoding type II secretion system F family protein encodes MTIGTLIIFVGVLAMMLILVFAFQGTGRDRQRRLEAVTQRAHGARSSVAVQATVKRQETKGTIPGLDELIKRILPRQSALRDRLDRTGKSISVGGYVAVSLILVVVVFAVARLVFGFSTGMALPMAVAMGVGIPHWIVGKMAAKRLSKFNSLFPDAIDLIVRGLKSGLPVTESIGAVGREMADPVGCEFIAVFDAMKFGKTLEESLWEAAGRLDTPEFKFFVISLSVQKETGGNLAETLANLSDILRKRRQMRLKIKAMSSEAKASAMILGSLPFIMFGIISAMNWEYERALFTDPRGIMMLGVGLGMMGSGIAVMAKMVRFEI; translated from the coding sequence ATGACGATTGGTACCTTGATCATCTTTGTCGGTGTTTTGGCTATGATGCTGATTTTGGTATTTGCCTTTCAGGGCACCGGCCGGGATCGGCAACGCCGATTGGAAGCTGTCACCCAGCGGGCCCATGGCGCACGTAGCAGCGTGGCGGTCCAGGCCACGGTCAAGCGTCAGGAAACCAAAGGCACGATCCCGGGTCTTGATGAACTGATCAAGCGGATTCTGCCGCGCCAATCGGCCTTGCGTGACCGTCTGGATCGTACCGGCAAATCCATCTCCGTGGGCGGCTATGTGGCGGTGAGCCTGATCCTGGTGGTCGTGGTGTTTGCCGTTGCCCGGTTGGTTTTCGGTTTTTCCACCGGCATGGCGTTGCCGATGGCCGTGGCGATGGGTGTGGGTATTCCCCATTGGATCGTCGGCAAAATGGCGGCCAAGCGTTTGTCCAAGTTCAATAGCCTGTTTCCCGATGCCATTGATCTGATCGTTCGCGGCCTCAAGTCCGGCCTGCCGGTCACGGAGTCCATTGGCGCCGTGGGCCGCGAGATGGCCGATCCGGTGGGCTGCGAATTCATCGCCGTGTTCGATGCCATGAAGTTTGGCAAGACCTTGGAAGAGTCCCTGTGGGAGGCAGCCGGACGGCTGGATACACCGGAGTTCAAGTTCTTCGTCATCAGCTTGTCGGTGCAAAAGGAAACCGGCGGCAATCTGGCCGAAACCCTGGCCAATCTCTCCGATATCCTGCGCAAGCGTCGCCAAATGCGCTTGAAGATCAAGGCTATGTCGTCGGAGGCCAAGGCCAGCGCCATGATTCTCGGCTCCCTGCCATTCATCATGTTCGGCATCATCTCGGCCATGAACTGGGAATACGAGCGTGCCCTGTTCACCGACCCGCGCGGCATCATGATGCTCGGCGTTGGTCTGGGTATGATGGGCTCCGGCATTGCCGTGATGGCTAAAATGGTGAGGTTCGAGATATGA
- the cpaB gene encoding Flp pilus assembly protein CpaB gives MTLRTVILLVVAIGIAAFTALFARGWANSQKMAPGGEPIVEKQMTEAVRVLVAKNAIPAGTFVKPEHMSWQTWPEEGLSEAYTVEGRSDMTRFEGAVARTAVSQGQPIMDAQVVHPGERGFLAAVLTPGQRAISVPVNATSGISGFVFPGDRVDLVLTVKFQSKNKDGEMQRRHATRTLMDNVRVLAIDQKVEQADGTVSVAKTATVEVTAEQAERIALALEMGQISLSLRSLAHQNADGTDFVDASRSESKRYTLDAQLFGVMGGGGGGREVHVLRGTKAETASF, from the coding sequence ATGACCCTGCGCACCGTCATCTTGCTGGTGGTCGCCATTGGCATCGCTGCCTTCACCGCCCTGTTTGCCCGCGGTTGGGCCAATAGTCAGAAAATGGCGCCCGGTGGCGAACCGATCGTCGAAAAACAGATGACCGAGGCCGTCCGCGTGCTGGTGGCCAAAAACGCCATCCCCGCCGGGACCTTCGTCAAGCCCGAGCATATGTCCTGGCAGACCTGGCCGGAAGAGGGCCTGAGTGAAGCCTATACGGTGGAAGGCCGCAGCGATATGACACGCTTCGAAGGCGCCGTTGCCCGTACCGCCGTTTCCCAAGGCCAACCGATCATGGATGCCCAAGTGGTGCATCCGGGTGAACGGGGTTTTCTGGCCGCCGTGTTGACCCCCGGTCAGCGGGCCATCTCGGTACCGGTCAACGCGACGTCGGGTATCTCCGGCTTTGTGTTTCCGGGTGACCGGGTGGATTTGGTGCTGACGGTCAAATTCCAAAGCAAGAACAAGGACGGCGAAATGCAGCGTCGCCACGCCACCCGCACGCTGATGGACAATGTCCGCGTGCTGGCCATCGACCAAAAAGTGGAACAGGCCGATGGCACGGTTTCGGTGGCCAAGACCGCCACGGTCGAAGTAACCGCCGAACAGGCCGAACGGATCGCCTTGGCTTTGGAGATGGGCCAAATCTCCTTGAGCCTGCGCAGCTTGGCCCATCAGAACGCCGACGGCACTGACTTTGTCGACGCATCGCGATCGGAAAGCAAACGCTACACCCTGGACGCCCAGTTGTTCGGCGTCATGGGCGGCGGCGGTGGCGGGCGCGAAGTGCATGTGTTGCGCGGCACCAAAGCCGAAACGGCATCATTTTAG
- a CDS encoding type II and III secretion system protein family protein, whose amino-acid sequence MTTIFKICLTILLLATFGLEADGAQLVSVTDRKVELELNKGRLVRLSRAAATVFVADPEIADIQVKSPRLIYVMARKPGQTTLFAVDSAERVLANLELRVNHNLGGLRDAIARLHPDVNVSVSSVNDSIVLGGIVGSAATAEDLRRLAVGFAGDAEKVINRLGVDAPNQVNLRVRVAEVSRDIDKQLGINWSMLGSIGGMALGLTTANPFNVNVTQHTLTGSGSMGPFSMSAVLDALEEEGLVTVLAEPNLTAMSGETASFLAGGEFPIMVPQGDDRIVIEFKQFGVSLAFTPTLVGGNRISMHVRPEVSQLSSTGAVTVPISGGTLTVPALTTRRAETTVELGSGQSFAVAGLLKNNVTHDISKFPGLGDVPVLGRLFQSDRFQREESELVIIVTPYVVKPVSQRKLAVPTDGFHAPSDMERMIVGGTYKRNPDAGAPVTVTTGGQSLIGPVGFQLD is encoded by the coding sequence ATGACCACGATCTTCAAGATTTGTCTGACTATCCTGCTCCTGGCGACATTCGGGCTCGAAGCCGATGGCGCGCAGCTGGTTTCCGTCACCGACCGTAAAGTAGAACTGGAACTCAACAAGGGCCGTCTGGTTCGCCTCAGCCGCGCCGCCGCCACCGTTTTTGTCGCCGATCCGGAAATTGCCGATATTCAGGTCAAGTCGCCGCGCTTGATCTATGTCATGGCCCGCAAGCCTGGCCAGACCACCTTGTTCGCGGTGGATTCCGCCGAGCGCGTTTTGGCCAACTTGGAACTTCGGGTGAACCATAATCTGGGCGGCCTGCGCGATGCCATCGCCCGCCTGCATCCCGACGTCAATGTCAGCGTGAGCAGCGTCAACGACAGCATTGTCCTTGGCGGGATCGTCGGTTCGGCTGCCACCGCCGAGGACCTGCGCCGCCTGGCCGTCGGATTTGCCGGGGACGCGGAGAAAGTCATCAACCGGCTCGGCGTCGATGCGCCCAATCAGGTCAATTTGCGGGTCCGGGTTGCCGAGGTATCACGTGATATCGACAAGCAACTGGGTATCAACTGGAGCATGTTGGGCAGCATCGGCGGCATGGCGCTGGGCCTGACCACCGCCAATCCGTTTAACGTCAACGTCACTCAGCATACCCTCACCGGGTCGGGCAGCATGGGGCCGTTCAGCATGAGTGCCGTGCTCGATGCCCTGGAAGAAGAAGGCCTGGTAACCGTATTGGCCGAGCCCAACCTGACCGCCATGTCCGGCGAGACCGCCAGTTTCCTGGCCGGCGGCGAGTTCCCCATCATGGTGCCCCAGGGCGATGACCGCATTGTCATCGAGTTCAAGCAGTTCGGTGTCTCTCTGGCCTTTACCCCCACCCTGGTCGGCGGCAATCGCATCAGCATGCATGTGCGCCCGGAGGTCAGCCAGTTGTCCTCCACCGGCGCGGTGACCGTGCCCATCTCCGGCGGCACCCTGACCGTTCCGGCGCTGACCACCCGGCGGGCCGAAACCACCGTCGAACTGGGCAGTGGCCAGAGCTTCGCCGTCGCCGGTCTGCTGAAGAACAACGTCACCCACGACATTTCCAAGTTTCCCGGCCTTGGCGACGTGCCGGTGTTGGGGCGGCTGTTCCAGTCCGACCGCTTCCAACGCGAGGAAAGCGAACTGGTGATTATCGTCACCCCCTACGTGGTCAAGCCGGTCTCGCAGCGCAAACTGGCGGTGCCCACCGATGGCTTCCATGCCCCCAGCGACATGGAACGGATGATCGTCGGCGGGACCTACAAACGCAACCCGGATGCCGGAGCCCCGGTCACCGTCACCACCGGCGGCCAGTCATTGATCGGCCCCGTCGGCTTCCAGTTGGATTGA
- a CDS encoding AAA family ATPase: MTLPAPTLDMNSDRAPWAAFVGDDMTRQALLSVAREHGWSEDSVLLGDAAEALRHLAGQATPKLLVLDLAGSADPLDELLGLADHCDPGTRVIALGTVNDVNLYRQLMDVGVEDYLLKPVNGDALRDAVEHALIEPEPDVSEPEDDDKARLITVIGARGGVGATTVAVNTAWILAHEKDKRVALVDLDLYFGTTALALDLEPGRGFREALENPARIDSLFIERAMVRESDNLFVLDTEETMGQAIHPDPTAIDQLLEKMRDSFDMVVVDLPRESLSNTSALTESGEVILVADLTIAGIRDTLRIHEYLVQSAPQARLTVVANRVGLMGRGEMTRGEFEKGAEVPVDISIPFDIAGVLEAANQGKAVPEVANRGKPVTALRDLSTRILHDETVDGDSRPAWKRLLGLKGGL; the protein is encoded by the coding sequence ATGACCCTTCCAGCCCCGACACTGGATATGAATAGCGACCGGGCCCCCTGGGCCGCCTTCGTGGGTGATGATATGACCCGCCAGGCCCTGTTGAGCGTGGCCCGTGAGCATGGCTGGTCCGAGGACTCGGTTTTGCTGGGCGATGCCGCCGAGGCGCTACGCCATCTGGCCGGCCAAGCCACTCCCAAGCTGCTAGTTCTCGATCTTGCCGGATCGGCGGACCCGCTGGATGAGCTGTTGGGCCTGGCCGATCATTGCGATCCGGGAACCCGGGTCATCGCCCTGGGCACGGTCAACGACGTGAATCTCTACCGCCAGCTGATGGACGTGGGTGTGGAGGATTATCTGCTCAAGCCGGTCAATGGCGACGCCCTGCGCGATGCTGTCGAGCATGCCTTGATCGAACCGGAACCCGATGTCTCTGAGCCGGAAGATGACGACAAGGCCCGTCTGATCACCGTCATCGGCGCCCGGGGCGGGGTGGGGGCGACCACCGTTGCCGTCAATACCGCCTGGATCCTGGCTCATGAGAAAGACAAGCGGGTGGCGCTGGTGGACCTGGACCTCTATTTCGGCACCACTGCCCTGGCGTTGGATTTAGAGCCCGGCCGCGGATTCCGCGAGGCCTTGGAGAACCCGGCGCGTATCGACAGCCTATTCATCGAGCGGGCCATGGTGCGCGAGAGCGACAATCTGTTCGTGCTCGATACCGAAGAGACCATGGGACAGGCCATTCACCCCGATCCCACCGCCATTGATCAACTCCTGGAAAAGATGCGGGACTCCTTTGATATGGTGGTGGTCGATCTGCCCCGGGAATCCCTAAGCAATACCTCTGCCTTGACCGAGTCCGGAGAGGTGATTCTGGTCGCCGACCTGACCATTGCCGGGATCCGCGACACCCTGCGTATTCATGAATACTTGGTGCAATCGGCGCCCCAGGCCCGCCTGACCGTGGTCGCCAACCGGGTCGGCCTGATGGGCCGTGGCGAAATGACCCGCGGCGAATTCGAAAAAGGCGCCGAGGTGCCGGTGGACATCTCCATTCCCTTCGATATCGCCGGTGTGCTGGAAGCCGCCAACCAGGGCAAGGCGGTGCCGGAAGTGGCCAATCGCGGCAAGCCGGTCACGGCCTTGCGCGATCTGTCGACTCGCATTCTGCATGATGAAACGGTCGACGGCGACTCGCGACCGGCCTGGAAACGCCTGCTGGGCCTGAAAGGAGGCCTGTGA
- a CDS encoding CpaF family protein has product MFGRRGQTDKVVPLRPEPDAPVLQMPPASADARDTRIEQAIEKVLPRLRQRLDLEDVGDMPRGKLANMVTIVLEGETSEDPLEQDEIRDAVTVLINLVLAETAKKNPAPVEAGPDPVGDVKEKVQLLLLEKMDVGKAAELPRDELAAQVGEIVGEILGEQKIQLNTMETRDLVTLLLNDMLGLGPLEPLLADEAITDIMVNGPKQVYVERGGKLVLSEVTFRDDAHVMNVASRIVSLIGRRVDESSPICDARLADGSRVNIIIPPLAIDGPSISIRKFAKQKITLEVMEKNNNLSPSMGTVLRIASRSRLNILISGGTGSGKTTLLNALSRLIDHGERVVTIEDAAELQLQQPHVVRLETRPPNLEGSGEINQRDLVKNCLRMRPDRIILGEIRAGEALDMLQAMNTGHDGSLGTIHANNPREALTRLENMVAMTGVKLPHEAVRSQIASAVHLVVQVSRMRDGVRRITQITEVVGMEGEVITTQDLFTFVYEGEDGDGKLFGTYQSSGLRPHFLQKAKYFGLDRALMEAMG; this is encoded by the coding sequence ATGTTTGGACGCCGTGGCCAGACAGACAAGGTGGTGCCCCTGCGGCCCGAACCCGATGCGCCCGTTCTCCAGATGCCTCCCGCCAGTGCCGATGCCCGCGATACCCGCATCGAGCAGGCGATCGAGAAGGTTCTACCCCGGTTGCGCCAACGACTCGACTTGGAAGACGTCGGAGACATGCCGCGTGGCAAGCTGGCCAACATGGTTACCATCGTGCTGGAGGGAGAAACCAGCGAAGACCCGCTGGAACAGGACGAAATTCGCGATGCGGTGACGGTGCTGATCAACCTTGTGCTGGCCGAGACCGCCAAGAAGAATCCGGCTCCCGTGGAGGCGGGTCCCGATCCGGTGGGCGACGTAAAGGAAAAGGTCCAGCTTTTGCTGCTGGAAAAGATGGACGTGGGCAAGGCCGCTGAGTTGCCGCGCGACGAATTGGCCGCACAGGTTGGCGAAATCGTCGGGGAAATCCTGGGTGAACAAAAGATCCAGCTCAATACCATGGAGACCCGCGATCTCGTAACTTTGTTGCTCAATGACATGCTGGGCCTGGGTCCGTTGGAACCGCTGCTGGCGGATGAAGCCATTACCGACATCATGGTTAACGGCCCCAAACAGGTCTATGTGGAGCGCGGCGGCAAATTGGTGCTCTCGGAGGTGACTTTCCGCGATGACGCCCATGTGATGAACGTGGCTTCGCGCATCGTTTCCCTGATCGGGCGGCGGGTGGATGAATCCTCGCCCATTTGCGATGCTCGTCTGGCCGACGGGTCGCGGGTCAATATCATTATTCCGCCGCTGGCCATCGATGGGCCGAGCATCTCCATCCGGAAGTTTGCCAAGCAGAAGATCACCCTGGAAGTGATGGAAAAGAACAATAATCTGTCGCCGTCCATGGGTACGGTGCTGCGTATTGCCTCACGCTCGCGGTTGAATATCCTGATATCCGGCGGTACCGGGTCGGGAAAGACCACGCTGCTCAACGCCCTGTCGCGCCTGATTGACCATGGCGAGCGGGTGGTGACCATCGAAGATGCCGCCGAACTGCAATTGCAGCAGCCCCATGTGGTGCGCCTGGAAACCCGTCCGCCGAATCTGGAAGGAAGTGGCGAGATCAATCAGCGGGATCTGGTGAAAAACTGCCTGCGCATGCGGCCCGATCGTATCATCCTGGGCGAAATCCGCGCCGGGGAAGCCTTGGACATGCTCCAGGCCATGAATACCGGCCATGATGGCTCCCTGGGCACCATCCACGCCAACAACCCCCGCGAGGCGCTGACCCGGCTTGAAAACATGGTTGCCATGACCGGCGTCAAGCTGCCCCATGAGGCCGTGCGCTCGCAGATCGCCAGTGCCGTGCATCTGGTTGTGCAGGTCTCGCGTATGCGTGACGGGGTGCGACGCATCACCCAGATCACCGAGGTGGTGGGCATGGAAGGCGAGGTCATCACGACCCAGGACCTGTTCACATTCGTCTACGAGGGCGAGGACGGTGACGGCAAGTTGTTTGGCACCTATCAGTCCAGCGGGCTGCGTCCGCATTTTCTGCAAAAAGCCAAATACTTCGGCCTCGACCGGGCCTTGATGGAGGCCATGGGATGA
- a CDS encoding Flp family type IVb pilin, producing the protein MKTLKQFFNDDSGATAIEYGLIAALVSVAAIGALTAMGGSLTQMFTAVSTELQTAVGGGG; encoded by the coding sequence ATGAAAACCCTTAAGCAATTCTTCAATGATGACTCCGGCGCCACCGCTATTGAATATGGCTTGATCGCCGCTCTCGTTTCCGTCGCCGCCATCGGCGCCCTGACCGCCATGGGCGGGTCCTTGACCCAGATGTTCACCGCGGTTTCCACCGAGCTGCAGACGGCGGTGGGCGGCGGAGGCTGA
- a CDS encoding prepilin peptidase, translating to MPISLTPDHILIVLFLSLVLVAAGQDVSRYRIPNWISVAIIGLYPFHAWLSAAPVPWGWSLMVAGIVFVAGFALFAFKVLGGGDVKLLVATSLWAGPAYIFDLLIFTALAGGVMAIVLVSRAKLVLAWAFDHAGWTGLRDKMMSDVLPYGLAIAVGSGVVALQLFQGGLS from the coding sequence ATGCCGATTTCATTGACCCCCGACCATATTTTGATCGTTTTGTTCTTGAGCCTCGTTCTCGTGGCTGCCGGGCAGGACGTGAGCCGTTACCGGATCCCCAACTGGATTTCGGTCGCCATTATTGGCCTTTATCCCTTTCACGCCTGGTTGTCCGCCGCGCCGGTCCCTTGGGGCTGGTCCTTGATGGTGGCCGGGATCGTCTTCGTGGCCGGTTTTGCCCTGTTTGCTTTTAAGGTGCTGGGTGGCGGCGACGTTAAACTCTTGGTCGCCACCAGTCTCTGGGCCGGTCCGGCCTATATCTTTGATTTGCTGATCTTTACCGCTTTGGCCGGCGGCGTCATGGCCATCGTGCTGGTGTCGCGGGCCAAACTGGTATTGGCCTGGGCGTTTGACCATGCCGGTTGGACCGGCCTGCGCGACAAGATGATGAGCGATGTGTTGCCGTATGGCCTGGCCATTGCGGTTGGTTCCGGCGTCGTTGCTTTACAGCTCTTTCAGGGAGGCCTGTCATGA
- a CDS encoding MarR family winged helix-turn-helix transcriptional regulator yields MKEQYLDLTKLIERLHRRFLDVLRAELNRLGIKEINGVQALLLANIGEEDIVIRDLVERGYYQGSNVSYNIKKLVDFGYLEQERVEHDRRSVRVRLTQKSKDLVVQLRQMEERNAAALAEEGLDADEVKAAFKTLRRLERTWADYIQYGEF; encoded by the coding sequence TTGAAAGAACAATACCTGGATCTAACCAAGCTGATAGAACGCCTGCACCGACGCTTTCTCGACGTATTGCGGGCCGAGCTCAATCGCTTGGGAATCAAAGAAATCAATGGTGTTCAGGCGCTGCTGCTGGCAAATATCGGCGAGGAAGATATCGTCATCCGCGATCTGGTCGAGCGGGGCTATTACCAAGGCTCCAACGTTTCCTATAACATCAAAAAGTTGGTGGATTTCGGCTATCTGGAGCAAGAACGGGTGGAGCATGACCGCCGATCCGTTCGGGTGCGGCTGACCCAGAAGTCCAAGGACCTGGTGGTTCAGCTCCGCCAGATGGAAGAGCGCAACGCCGCTGCTTTGGCCGAGGAAGGCCTGGACGCCGACGAAGTCAAGGCCGCCTTCAAGACCCTGCGCCGTCTGGAGCGCACCTGGGCCGACTATATCCAGTACGGCGAATTCTGA
- a CDS encoding tetratricopeptide repeat protein produces MMMLPAACGGPVPTAEERKQDDQQAKLAQIMRVAKTTRDGGDLGSAANMYERAHRMAPNDKAALLELGNTTLAAGDGDRAAAAFGRAVKLAPDNPVALMGLGKALITQRKPIEALPHFLAAAKLLPSDPRPHNGMGVAYDLLGEHEEAQTAYVDGMEKAPGNASLRNNLALSMALGGEFEEALRTLGPAAEAPGAGAKVQLNLALIHGLAGDFNKAAEVASKVLAPAQVRQNLSYYKRLQDLPPKDRAAAVLGIGDSIGQ; encoded by the coding sequence ATGATGATGCTCCCCGCGGCCTGCGGCGGCCCCGTCCCGACGGCCGAGGAGCGCAAACAGGATGATCAACAGGCGAAGCTGGCACAAATCATGCGGGTCGCCAAAACCACGCGCGACGGCGGCGATTTGGGCAGCGCCGCCAATATGTACGAGCGGGCTCACCGCATGGCGCCCAATGACAAGGCAGCGCTGCTGGAACTGGGCAACACCACGCTGGCCGCCGGCGATGGCGACCGCGCCGCCGCCGCTTTTGGCCGCGCGGTCAAACTGGCGCCGGACAACCCGGTGGCCTTGATGGGACTGGGCAAGGCGCTGATCACCCAAAGAAAGCCCATCGAGGCCCTACCCCATTTCCTGGCCGCCGCCAAATTGCTTCCCAGCGATCCACGACCGCATAACGGCATGGGCGTTGCTTATGACCTGTTGGGCGAGCACGAGGAAGCCCAGACCGCCTACGTGGACGGCATGGAAAAGGCGCCGGGCAATGCCTCCTTGCGCAACAATCTGGCCCTGTCCATGGCCCTGGGCGGCGAGTTCGAGGAAGCCTTGCGCACTTTGGGCCCGGCGGCCGAAGCCCCCGGCGCGGGCGCGAAAGTACAGCTCAATCTGGCCCTGATCCATGGCTTGGCAGGAGATTTCAACAAGGCCGCCGAGGTGGCCTCGAAAGTCCTGGCCCCGGCCCAGGTGCGGCAGAACCTGTCCTATTACAAGCGGTTGCAGGATCTTCCTCCGAAAGACCGGGCAGCGGCGGTGTTGGGGATCGGGGATTCTATCGGCCAATAA
- a CDS encoding rhomboid family intramembrane serine protease has product MIPLHDDTPTTRKPVVTVGLIVACVGIFLWQWGLSDRESLHAALQYGFLPRAFFDGQSVFASGLPPWPTTALTYQFMHGGWWHLISNMLYLWVFGNNIEDTLGHGKYLLFYLVCGVLAAGAQGLSTPDSILPMIGASGAVSGVLGAYIVLFPRANVLVLIPLVIFFWTTRIPALIVLGLWFLFQFVQATGETGEGGVAFWAHVGGFVAGMILIFVFRGKRPPAEPPHPPRRHKLIPDSGK; this is encoded by the coding sequence ATGATCCCCCTGCACGATGACACCCCGACCACCCGCAAGCCGGTTGTCACGGTGGGGCTGATCGTCGCCTGTGTGGGCATATTCCTCTGGCAATGGGGATTGAGTGACCGGGAAAGTCTTCATGCAGCCTTGCAGTACGGCTTCCTTCCCCGGGCCTTTTTCGACGGCCAATCTGTTTTCGCGTCGGGGCTGCCGCCTTGGCCGACCACCGCACTGACCTATCAGTTCATGCATGGGGGCTGGTGGCATCTGATCAGCAACATGCTGTACCTGTGGGTGTTCGGCAATAACATCGAGGACACCCTGGGCCACGGCAAGTACCTGTTGTTCTATCTTGTCTGTGGAGTCCTTGCTGCTGGCGCCCAGGGCCTGTCCACCCCCGATTCCATTTTACCGATGATCGGCGCCAGCGGAGCGGTCTCCGGGGTGCTGGGGGCCTATATCGTGCTTTTTCCCCGCGCCAATGTTTTGGTGCTGATCCCCTTGGTGATCTTCTTCTGGACCACCCGCATCCCGGCATTGATTGTTCTGGGGCTTTGGTTTCTTTTCCAGTTCGTCCAGGCCACCGGAGAGACGGGAGAAGGCGGCGTGGCCTTTTGGGCCCACGTGGGCGGCTTTGTCGCCGGGATGATTCTGATCTTTGTTTTCCGGGGCAAACGGCCCCCCGCCGAGCCGCCCCACCCGCCAAGGCGCCACAAGCTGATTCCAGACAGTGGGAAATAG
- a CDS encoding CpaD family pilus assembly lipoprotein: protein MSIKRTLTASVSALALLVLGGCQTLESLALSGAMFGGKYLHDQYKDGDWDNVQPEKALSVTPIDMAHRVKFDSRDATLLGEELAALDDFLARIRLETTDEVSIPLTSAHDLSRRRAEAVAAYLGSRRIDARIIESRVNGDEFDMVRIDVRRHLVTLPPCPDWTGAPGNNLDNQVMTNHGCASATNLGLMVADPRDLVAGRQMGPADGEYLASGIDRYRRGETKPLDGSASSGDSGGSDLMDALGGGSGE from the coding sequence ATGAGCATCAAACGGACCCTGACCGCGAGTGTTTCCGCCCTTGCCCTGTTGGTTCTGGGTGGTTGCCAAACACTGGAAAGCCTGGCGTTGAGCGGTGCCATGTTCGGCGGCAAGTATCTCCATGACCAATATAAGGATGGCGATTGGGATAACGTGCAACCGGAAAAGGCCCTCTCGGTGACTCCCATCGACATGGCCCATAGGGTGAAGTTCGACTCCCGTGACGCCACCTTGCTCGGCGAGGAATTAGCGGCGTTGGATGATTTCCTCGCTCGCATCCGCCTGGAGACCACCGACGAAGTCAGCATCCCCCTGACTTCCGCCCATGACTTGTCCCGGCGCCGGGCCGAGGCGGTGGCGGCCTACCTGGGGTCGCGCCGGATTGATGCGCGGATCATTGAAAGCCGGGTGAATGGGGATGAATTCGACATGGTGCGCATTGATGTGCGGCGCCACCTGGTGACTTTGCCGCCCTGCCCGGACTGGACCGGTGCCCCGGGTAACAATCTGGATAATCAAGTCATGACCAATCATGGCTGCGCCAGCGCCACCAATCTGGGCCTGATGGTCGCCGATCCGCGTGATCTGGTGGCTGGCCGACAAATGGGCCCCGCCGATGGCGAGTACCTGGCCAGCGGCATCGACCGTTACCGCCGTGGCGAGACCAAGCCGTTGGATGGCAGCGCTTCGAGCGGTGACTCCGGTGGCTCGGACTTGATGGATGCCCTCGGCGGCGGCAGCGGCGAATAA
- a CDS encoding type II secretion system F family protein, whose product MNELNALLPIPAEDLITLLAATAAFIAVIAVWNSLRIASPLNARVKALKTQREALKAGVMMRRGRKERQSRRENAVGLMRGVVEKLKLLGTQEANKAARKLAAAGWRSKDSLVIYMFFKLALPFGAGAMAAFFLYGLGLWDMPSLAKLFVALLVTVIGAYAPEVYVRNASDRRRKALRKGLPDGLDLLVICTEAGLSLDAALTRVSRELTQAAPELSDELSLTALELGFLPERRLALENLEQRTDSEQIRAVVNTLLQTEKYGTPLSQSLRVLASEFRDERMLKAEEKAAKLPATLTVPLIVFILPTLFIVLLGPAIMNTIDGLSSLGG is encoded by the coding sequence ATGAACGAATTAAACGCCTTATTGCCGATCCCGGCGGAAGATCTGATCACCTTATTGGCCGCGACCGCCGCTTTTATCGCTGTGATCGCCGTTTGGAACAGTCTGCGCATCGCTTCGCCGCTGAACGCCCGGGTCAAGGCTCTGAAGACCCAGCGCGAGGCTTTGAAGGCGGGGGTGATGATGCGGCGCGGCCGCAAGGAACGCCAGAGCCGCCGTGAAAACGCCGTCGGCTTGATGCGGGGTGTGGTGGAGAAACTGAAGCTGCTTGGCACCCAGGAAGCCAACAAGGCGGCCCGCAAACTGGCCGCCGCCGGATGGCGATCCAAGGACTCTTTGGTCATCTATATGTTCTTTAAGCTGGCCTTGCCCTTTGGTGCCGGGGCGATGGCGGCGTTCTTCCTTTATGGTCTGGGACTGTGGGACATGCCGTCCCTGGCCAAATTGTTCGTGGCCTTGTTGGTGACGGTCATCGGTGCCTATGCCCCCGAGGTCTATGTGCGCAATGCCTCCGACCGCCGCCGCAAGGCGCTGCGCAAAGGGCTGCCCGATGGCTTGGATCTGCTGGTGATATGTACCGAGGCGGGCCTAAGCCTGGACGCGGCCCTGACCCGGGTGTCCCGGGAGCTGACCCAGGCGGCGCCGGAACTGTCCGATGAATTGAGTCTGACCGCCTTGGAACTGGGGTTCCTGCCCGAACGGCGCTTGGCTCTGGAGAACCTGGAACAGCGCACCGACTCCGAACAGATCCGTGCCGTGGTCAATACCCTGCTGCAAACCGAAAAGTACGGCACGCCTTTGTCCCAGAGCCTGCGCGTTTTGGCGTCGGAGTTCCGCGACGAACGCATGCTCAAGGCGGAGGAAAAGGCCGCCAAGTTGCCCGCCACCCTGACCGTGCCGTTGATCGTGTTCATCCTGCCGACCCTGTTCATCGTGCTGCTGGGTCCGGCGATCATGAACACCATCGATGGCCTGAGCAGCCTGGGCGGGTAG